The nucleotide window GCTGGTCGAGGACCTGGGCTGGGCCGGGTCGATCGGCTCCACCGCGCTCGCCCTGGCCGCCACCTCCCGGATCCGCGTCGGCATCGGCATCGCGCCGGTACCGCTGCGCAACCCGGCCCTGCTCGCCATGGAGCTCGCGACGCTGGCCCGGGTGCATCCGGGCCGGGTCGTCGCCGGCGTCGGGCACGGGGTGACGGAGTGGATGCGCCAGGTCGGTGCGGAGCGCAAGGCCAAGCTCGCCCTGCTGGAGGAGAGCGTCACCGCGGTCCGGGGCCTGCTCCGCGGCGAGACCGTGACCCTGGACGGCGCCGAGGTGCACCTCGACGGGGTCAGCCTGGTGCACCCGCCGTCGGTGGTGCCGCCGATCGTCACCGGCGTGGTCAGGCCGCGCTCGCTGGAGCTGTCCGGCCGGGTCGCGGACGGGACGATCCTCGCCGAGGGCAACGGCCCGGCACAGGTCGGCGCCGCGCTGGGGCACATCCGCCGCGGCGGCGCCGGGGACGGCCACGAGCTGATCACCTTCGTGTACCTGCACGTCAACGACGACCCGGCGGACGCCGCGAAGGTCACCGGCGAGCTGGTGGCCGCCCAGGCGGACTGGCTGGGGGTGCCTCAGGACGAGCTGTTCACCCTGATCGGCCCGGCACGCGACATCCCGGCCAAGATCCAGGCCCTGACCGACGCCGGTGTCGCGACGATCGTGCTGCGCCCGCTCGGGCCCGACCCGCTCGGCCAGACCCGCAGCGCCCTGGCGGCCCTCGCGGGCTGACCCGGTCTCCTCCTACCGGCGGTCGGTCCCGAAGCGGGCGGCGAGCTCGGCCTCGTAGAGCGACGGATGCACCGCCGCGAAGTCGAGGTATGCGCCGGCCACCGCCGTGACGGCCCGCGCGCCGGTCTTGCGCCCCACGGCGGCTCGCGTCGCCGATGCCAGCTCGGTGAATCCGGAGAGCGCCACCGTGCGCATGATATCGGTCTTCCCGCCGGGGAAGTGCGCGTAGAGCACGGGCTGCGTGTAGCCGATCACGTCGGCGAGCCGCCGCGACGTGACGGCGGCCCAGCCGTCGGCCTCGGACACGGCCCGGGCCGCGTCGAGGATCTGCTGCCGGCGCTCGGCCGCTCGCCGCGGTCTTCGTCAACCCGATCCTGCTGCGACTGCCGGCGGGCCCGTCACTCGAGGCGCGCGCCGACGGTGCGCGCGTCCTCGGCCGCGTCATGCCGTACTGGTACATCGCGTCGCTGATCCTCACGGCCGGTTTGGCCGCCGCCGGCTGGGGCGGGCCGGCGGCCGGCGCCGCCATCGCCGCCGCCGCCCTGCTCGCCGTGAGCGTCGTCATGTCGATCGCCCTGCTCGTGCCCATCAACAACCGCTCCGCGACGTGGACGGCCGACGACCACCCAGACGACTGGCGTGAGCAGCAGCAGCGCTGGGACCGCCTGCACTACGCGCGGGTGGCCGTCATCGTCGCCGCGTTCGTGCTCACCCTGGTCGCCGCGACCGCCGGCTGAGCCGCCGCGCTCACGGCTGTGGCCGGGGACGCTGTTTCTGCTCGGTCGCCAGCAGACGGATCATCTCGGCGATGCGCTCGGGGCGTTGCTCGGGCCGGCGTCTGGTGGCGTCGATCCATCGCAGATAGGCGCGGCGGTAGAACTGAGCGAGGGAGTCGAAGAAGGCCCCGGCCTTCGGGTCGGCGTCCAGGGCCGCGGCGACATCGTCGGGCAGGTCGGCGCGCTGAGGACCCTCCGGCATGATCTCGACGGTGACTTTGTGCCCGGGGGCCAGGTCGCAATCACGCAGCCAGGCAGGGCCGAGGGTAAGTGCGTAGCCGTCCGGTGCCGTGGTGACCGCGCCGCGCACGCGCACACCGTTGACCGTGCCGCCCACCAGATGACGATCCTTGCGCCCCCACACGGTGTCAGGGTCGAAGGGGACAGGGATCAGGACATGACCACGAGGCGCGGCCTGCACCGTGGAGGTGAACCGACGGCGGGTCGCTGCCATTGACCCAGTATCCACCCGAGACCAGGGCGCCGGACTTCGACTGCCGAGCAGATCGCCCTCACGCTCCGGAGGGAGTGGTCGCGAAGTAGGCCTTCACGCTGGCCGAGCGGTTGGCGGCTACGGCCGCGCGGTTGGCGGCGTCGGCCTGGCCGGTCACCGGAACCGTGACGCGGCCGTCGCCGGAGATCTCGATCAGGTCGCCGATGGGCGTCACCGTCTCGGCCTGCTGAGGCTGTCCGGGCTCCGAGTCGCTCCACACCAGATATACGAGCCGGACCGTGACGGGCACGCCGTTGGTGTTTGTCAGCTCGACGGCGGCGATGCGGCCGTCCCCGGTGGTCGACAGCCCTTGATCGTCGAGGGCCGTGACGTCCACCTCGTCGCTGTGGGACGGGAATCGCACGGTGGGCGCGTCGTCGACGGTGACCCTGACGTCCGCTACTTCCCCCGCGGGTTGTCCGCCGAAGATGAGCACGTCGTAGCCGCCGCCAGGCGGTACCACCAATCCACCGCGGTCGCTGCCGTAGGCCGTCGTGACCGTGACGCCCGGTAGAGGTTCCCCGGACCCGTCCAGCGCGGTGAACGAGAGAGTCGGCGTCACCGCGGTCGCGTCATCGTTGTCGATCAGCAACAGCTGATCCATCATGCCGTCGCCCGGCTGGGAGACGTAGGTGAACGTCAGCCTTTCGCGGGTGGAGGTGTCCACGATGTCCCAAGTCACAAGGCCCGCCACCGTCAGAGCGACGACACCGATGAGTATCTTGCCGATCGGCCCGGCGCGCATCCCGGCGAAGCGTGAGGGCCGGCTCTCATGGCTCGACGGGATCGGCGGGCTGGGGAACATGGCCACCGCGGCAGGATAGGCGACAAGATCTTGACGCGCGACCCGCCGGCACATCGAGCGCACGGAGCAGAGCGACCTCGTCGCGGCGAAGCAGATCGCGTTACGGTTCGCTGGATGCCTTGATGGAGCGGGCAGGAACGATGGGAACCTGCCGGTCTGCGAGGCCGACGAAGGAGGTCAGCGATGAGTGAGCATCGTGAACCGGCCGAGCCCGGCACGGATGAGGAGCTGGCGTCCCTGCGGCACAAGCGGTTCGGTCAGCTGCCTGCCCGGGTTCGGCCGGAGGACCTGGTCGAGGCGGAGGAAGCGGAGCCCGCGCATGAGGAACCGGGACAGCCCATGGTGCGCCGGGAATGGGGATAGCCGATACAGGGCGCGGCATGGTGCGGGACCTCGATATTGCTCGCTGGCGGCTGCGTAGTCAGCACCTGGCCGCGCCGCACGCCGCCGCGGCCGGCGAGGCTGTCGGTTCGCTGCTGGCGGTCCAGGCGGAGAATCCGGGTCAGGCGGCGTGGGCCGTGGCGGCGCGCACCCGGCACCCGGACCGGGCGGACCTGGCGACGCTGCTCGACGAGGGCGTCGTTCTGCGGACGCATGTGCTGCGGCCGACCTGGCATTTCGTGCGCGCCGAGGATCTCGGCTGGCTGCTCGACCTGACCGGTCCCCGTGTCCGGCGGGTCACCGGGCAGCAGCTGCGCGCCGTACACGGCCTCGACGAGCGTGCCGTCGACCGGGCGGTCGTCGCCGTCACCGAGGCGCTGGCGGGCCGGCAGCTCACCCGCGCCCGGCTGGCCGACGAGCTGGGCGGGCGCGGCGTCGGGGGGAGCGGGCAGATGCTGATGATCCTCCTCGCGCACGCCGAGCTGGACGGGCTGATCTGTAGCGGAGCGGTCGTCGACGGCGAGCACACCTACGCCCTCATGGCCGAGCGGGTGCCGGCGCCGCGGCGGCTCGACCGCGGCGAGGCCCTGGCCGAGCTCGCCCTGCGCTACTTCACCGGACACGGCCCCGCGACCGAACGCGACCTCGCCTACTGGGCCACCCTCACCCTCACCGACGTGCGGGCCGGCCTGCACGAGGTCCGCGACCGGCTCGACTCGTTCCACCACGACGGGCGCACCTTCTGGCACGCCCCGGCCGATCCGCCCGACGGTCCCGAGGAGCCCGCCGGCCATCTCCTCCAGGTCCTCGACGAGACCTACCGCGGCTACCAGGACTCCCGCTGGGTGCTGGACGCCGCCGGCGCCGTGCCCCGCACCCGGGAGTCCGCGATCGGGATGGCTCTGGTCGACGCTCAACTGGTCGCCGCCATGCGGCGGACCGTCACCCCCGACCACGTGCGCTTCGACCTGTTGCCCTACCGGCCCCTGGCGCCCGCACAGATCGACGCCCTCGGCCAGGCCGCCGAACGGTACGGCCGATTCCTGCGGCTCGACGCCCGGCTCGCCCTGCCGGGGTGACCTGGGCGAGCGTCGCGAATCCGAACAAGACCGCGGCCGTGAATGGCATAGGCTCGCACTGTCGTCGATGATCGTCGCAAAGTGGGGGCTCGATGAGCATTCTGCAGGCACTCGTGGCCGGGATCAGCGGTGGGTCCATCGCCGTCGTCGACCTCACCGCGCCGCTGTCCAGCCGTACCCCGATCCTCAGGCTGCCGGAGCCGTTCGCCGACACGGCGACCTTCAGCCTGGAGGAGATCAGCCGGTACGACGACCGCGGGCCGGCCTGGTACTGGAACAACATCCACACCGGCGAGCACACCGGCACCCATCTGGACGCCCCGGTGCACTGGGTCACCGCCAAGGACGGCGAGGACGTCTCGCAGATCCTGCCGCGGCGGCTGGTCGCGCCGGCCGCGGTGATCGACGTGGCGGACCGGGTCGCGGCCGATCCCGACTTCCTGCTGGAGGTCGATGACGTACGGCGGTGGGAGGCGGCGCACGGGCCGTTGCCGGAGGGCGGCTGGCTGCTGCTGCGTACCGGATGGGACGCCCGGTCCGGCGACCAGGAGGCGTTCCTCAACGCCGACGAGACCGGCCCGCACACCCCCGGCATCTCGGTCGAGGCGGCGAAGTGGCTGGCCGAGGAGGCGCCGGTGATCGGCGTCGGCGTGGAGACGGTCGGCACGGACGCCGGTGCCGCGCACTCGTTCGACCCGCCGTTCCCGTGCCACACGTTCGTGCTCGGCGCCGGCAAGTACGGGCTGACCCAGCTACAGAATCTCAACGAGCTGCCGCCTACCGGCGCCGTGCTGATCACCGCACCCCTGCCGATCGTCGGCGGTTCCGGCAGCCCCACCCGGGTCCTCGCCCTCATCGAGCGATGACCGAGGCCGAGCGATGACCGAGGCCGAGCGATGACGGCGACCGTCGCCGAGGTGGTCGGCGCGACGCTGGCCGGCCTCGGCGCCGACCACGTCTTCGGTGTCGTCGGTAGCGGCAACTTCCACGTCACCAACGCGCTGGTGCGGCACGGCGCGCGGTTCGTCGCCACCCGCCACGAGGGCGGCGCGGCGACGGCGGCCGACGCGTACGCCCGGGTCAGCGGGCGCGTCGGCGTTGTCACCGTGCACCAGGGTTGCGGGCTGACCAACGCGATGACCGGCATCACCGAGGCGGCGAAGAGCCGCACGCCGATGCTGGTCCTCGCCGCCGAGCCGGCGGCCAGCGCGCTGCGGTCGAACTTCCGGGTCGACCAGGACGCCCTGGCCCACGCGGTCGGCGCGGTGAGCGACCGGGTACACCGGCCGGACACGGCGGTCGCCGACACCGTGCGGGCCTGGCGTACCGCGGTGGGGCAGCGCCGGACCGTCGTGCTCAACCTCCCGCTCGACATCCAGGGCGCGCCCGCGGAACCGGGCGTACCCCAGGATCAGCTCGACGTGCGGCAGCCGCGCGCGTCCGACGAGGCGGTCACGGACCTGGCCGATCTGCTCACCCGCGCGCGGCGCCCGGTCTTCATCGCCGGCCGCGGCGCCCTCGACGCGCGGGCGGAACTCGAGACGCTCGCCTCGGCCTGCGGAGCGCTGCTGGCCACCTCGGCGGTGGCCAAGGGACTGTTCGCCGGCAACCCGTGGAGCCTCGACGTGTCCGGCGGCTTCGCCACACCGCTGGCCGCCGAGCTGATCGGCGCCGCCGACCTGGTCGTGGCCTGGGGCGCGTCGCTGAACATGTGGACCACCCGGCACGGCGCGCTGCTCGGTGCCGGCGCCACGGTGGTCCAGGTCGACCTCGACCCGGCCGCGCTGGGCGCCCACCACCGCGTCGACGCCGGCATCGTCGGCGACGCCCGCACCAGCGCGCTCGCGGTGCGCGCCGCCCTGCCGGGGGAGAGCGCCGGCTACCGCACCGCGGAGGTGTCGGCCCGGCTGGGCGCCGAGGGGCGGTGGCGGGACGTCGCGTACACCGATGACGGCGACGGCTCGCACATCGACCCGCGCACGGCCAGCATCGCGCTCGACGACCTGCTTCCCGCCGAGCGGGTGGTCGCGGTCGACTCCGGCAACTTCATGGGGTACCCGTCGATGTTCCTGTCCGTGCCGGACCACCGCGGCTTCTGCTTCACCCAGGCGTTCCAGTCCATCGGGCTGGGACTGGCCAGCGCGCTCGGTGCGGCGCTGGCCGCACCGGACCGGCTGCCGGTGGCCGCGTGCGGCGACGGCGGCTTCCTGATGGGCATCGCCGAGCTGGACACCGTACGGCGGCTCGGGCTGGGAATGCTCGTGGTGGTGTACAACGACGACGCCTACGGCGCCGAGGTGCACCACTTCGGCCCCGCCGGGCATCCGCTCTCCACCGTCGTCTTCCCCGAGACCGACCTGGCCGCGATCGCCCGTGGCTACGGCTGCGAAGCGGCGACCGTCCGGCGGGACGGCGACCTGGCCCCGGTCGCGGACTGGGTGGCCGGCCCGCGCCACGTGCCGATGGTGGTCGACCTGAAGGTCTCCGCGGGCCGCCCCGCGTGGTGGCTGGAGGAGGCGTTCCGGGGACACTGAGTCAGGCGTTCGCGGTCGCGTGCAGCGCCTTGGCCAGGGTGGCGAGCAGTTCGCTCCCCTCCTCCAGCGAGGCGCTCCAGAGCACCAGGCCGTGCCGCCGGACGTAGATGAGCCGGCTCTTCCGGGCCGCCTCGGCGACGGATTCGGCGAGCTGGACGCTGCCGTACTCCTTGGGCGGGATGACCAGCACGTCGAACCGGCTGAGCTCCTGGTCGTCGGGGATGTAGTGGTTGTGCACGACGAAGGCGGCGTCGACCGTGGTACGCATCAGGTAGTGCATGTACGACTCGGCGGACGGCGTGCCGGTGCCGCGGCACCGCAGCGTGGTGCCGGTGCGGGCCTCCAGCTCGACGAAGTCGGCCGGTCCCAGGTCCCGGATGTAGGCGCCGGTGGCGGTGACGAAGGTGCTGCCGTCGCGCTGGAAGCTGATGTTTCCCGCCGAGTCGGTCTGGTGCTCGAAGACACCGGCGAGCCGGCCGAGTGACCGGGCACCGTCGAACGACCGGTGATCGATCTCGATGGGCTCGCGGCGCAGCTGGATGTCGGCCCAGCGCGGTGCGGCGACAGGGGTGGAGGGTGCCGCCGGCCGGCCGATGGCCGCGGTGCCGCCGATCCTGGGCACCGCCTCCGTCACGAGCCCGTGCTCGGGCTCGCAGTACTTGATCTGATTCCGGGAGCCGACCAGGTCGGCGACGGCCAGCGAGATCGGTCCCGGGTCCGCGTCGTGCAGCAGCAGTTGCGCCAGCCAGTCCGCCACGAGATCGAAGTCCGCGTTCGTGAACCCGCGCCGCACGACCTCCTGTACGCCGAGGCGCATCGTGTCGGTCTGCTCGAACGCCACGGAGCGGTTGACCGCGATCCCGGCCCGCAGCAGCCGTTCCAGCAGGGCCGGGCCGGCGCCGAGCGGCCGGTTGTCGATGAAGGACATGTGGTTGCGGGTGAAGCCGCGGTCGGCGGCGATCATCGGTACCCCGCGGTCGTGCAGGGCTGCGGCCAGATACCGGGAGCTCTCGACGACCCGGCTGGCGTATTCGCGGCCGTGGAAGTACATCTCGTGCAGGGCGATGAACAGCGCGAGCGTCGAGGCGGTGTGCTGGCTGCTGACCATGCCGTTGGACAGGGTGTAGCTGATCCGTTCCATCAGCCCCCGGCTGTTGCCGAGAATGATGCCCTTCTGCGGTCCGAACATCGTCTTGTGGGTGTTGGCCTGAAGGATGTCGGCGCCCTCGGCGAGCGGGTTCTGGAACTGGCCGCCGGCGATCAGCCCGAGGGTGTGCGAGGCGTCGTAGACCAGCGGCACGTCGCCGCACATCTCCTTCAGCTCGCGCACGGGGAAGGGGAACAGGTAGTTCATCGCGTCCAGGAACAGCAGCGTGGGTCGTTCGGCCTCGAAGACCTCCCGGGTGCGGTCCAGGTCGATCTCGGAGAGGTCGCGGTAGGCGTACGTGCAGCTGCGCCGGCCGAAGGAGCGGCAGATCAGCTCGGTGAGGAAATGGCCGCCGTCCTTTGTGGAAATGCGCATGATCTTCTCGCCGGGCTGGGACAGCGCGGCGAAGGTCGTCTGCATCGCGTGGATGCCGGAGAGGCACCGGAACTCGGCGTAATCGGCGCCGAAGAGTTGCCGGCAGACCTCCGTCGCGGACGCCTCGATCGCGTTGACGCCGTTCATTCCCCGGTAGAGGAAATTGTTCAGCCGCGACGGCGAGTCCTCGCGCATCTCCAGGTGTTCCAACAGGTACCGGTTTCCGAGTGGGGTGGACAGCACCCGTTGCGCCGCCGGTGACGGCAGCGTCTCGTTGGCGGTCAGGTGGAGAACGGCGGCCGACTCGATTTCTTCCTGTTCGATCAGTCGGCTTATCCGGGCGAGCGTCATGGGTTGCTGTGCTGAGGACATGGGTGATCTCCCGCGTTCGCCGATATTGCCTGCGAATCTATGGGAGGCGATCGGATCGCACAGGTGGGCGCCCGAGCGAAGAACGAAGAGTGCACCATTGATGTATCCGGTGGTGCGACTTAGCTCCGATGCCGGGCGACCGCGCTGTGAACCATCATGGGACGCCCATGGGCGACCGGAAGGTGACCATCATGCGCGCGATCGACTGGCGGGACGACGCGGTCGTCATCATCGATCAGACCCTGCTGCCGGAGCGGACGACCCGGGTCGTGGTCCGCGAACCGGCACAGTTGGTCACGGAGATCAGGCGGCTGGCGATACGCGGTGCTATGGCGCTCGGCGTGGCGGGGGCCATGGGCGTAGCGCTCGGTGCCGTACGCGCCCGGGAACGCGGGGCCGACGTCCTCGCCGCGGCGACCGACGCGTGCGCCCTGCTGGCCGGCGCGCGCCCGACCGCGATCAACCTGGCGTGGGGCGCCCAGCGGGCGCTGGCCGCCGCGC belongs to Amorphoplanes digitatis and includes:
- a CDS encoding LLM class flavin-dependent oxidoreductase; amino-acid sequence: MPRIGVMFDRDRAPEELPAYAAAVEELGVDDLWLVEDLGWAGSIGSTALALAATSRIRVGIGIAPVPLRNPALLAMELATLARVHPGRVVAGVGHGVTEWMRQVGAERKAKLALLEESVTAVRGLLRGETVTLDGAEVHLDGVSLVHPPSVVPPIVTGVVRPRSLELSGRVADGTILAEGNGPAQVGAALGHIRRGGAGDGHELITFVYLHVNDDPADAAKVTGELVAAQADWLGVPQDELFTLIGPARDIPAKIQALTDAGVATIVLRPLGPDPLGQTRSALAALAG
- a CDS encoding TetR/AcrR family transcriptional regulator, with translation MLDAARAVSEADGWAAVTSRRLADVIGYTQPVLYAHFPGGKTDIMRTVALSGFTELASATRAAVGRKTGARAVTAVAGAYLDFAAVHPSLYEAELAARFGTDRR
- a CDS encoding DUF1772 domain-containing protein; its protein translation is MPYWYIASLILTAGLAAAGWGGPAAGAAIAAAALLAVSVVMSIALLVPINNRSATWTADDHPDDWREQQQRWDRLHYARVAVIVAAFVLTLVAATAG
- a CDS encoding YdeI/OmpD-associated family protein, whose translation is MAATRRRFTSTVQAAPRGHVLIPVPFDPDTVWGRKDRHLVGGTVNGVRVRGAVTTAPDGYALTLGPAWLRDCDLAPGHKVTVEIMPEGPQRADLPDDVAAALDADPKAGAFFDSLAQFYRRAYLRWIDATRRRPEQRPERIAEMIRLLATEQKQRPRPQP
- a CDS encoding winged helix DNA-binding domain-containing protein, encoding MVRDLDIARWRLRSQHLAAPHAAAAGEAVGSLLAVQAENPGQAAWAVAARTRHPDRADLATLLDEGVVLRTHVLRPTWHFVRAEDLGWLLDLTGPRVRRVTGQQLRAVHGLDERAVDRAVVAVTEALAGRQLTRARLADELGGRGVGGSGQMLMILLAHAELDGLICSGAVVDGEHTYALMAERVPAPRRLDRGEALAELALRYFTGHGPATERDLAYWATLTLTDVRAGLHEVRDRLDSFHHDGRTFWHAPADPPDGPEEPAGHLLQVLDETYRGYQDSRWVLDAAGAVPRTRESAIGMALVDAQLVAAMRRTVTPDHVRFDLLPYRPLAPAQIDALGQAAERYGRFLRLDARLALPG
- a CDS encoding cyclase family protein, which produces MSILQALVAGISGGSIAVVDLTAPLSSRTPILRLPEPFADTATFSLEEISRYDDRGPAWYWNNIHTGEHTGTHLDAPVHWVTAKDGEDVSQILPRRLVAPAAVIDVADRVAADPDFLLEVDDVRRWEAAHGPLPEGGWLLLRTGWDARSGDQEAFLNADETGPHTPGISVEAAKWLAEEAPVIGVGVETVGTDAGAAHSFDPPFPCHTFVLGAGKYGLTQLQNLNELPPTGAVLITAPLPIVGGSGSPTRVLALIER
- a CDS encoding thiamine pyrophosphate-binding protein — translated: MTATVAEVVGATLAGLGADHVFGVVGSGNFHVTNALVRHGARFVATRHEGGAATAADAYARVSGRVGVVTVHQGCGLTNAMTGITEAAKSRTPMLVLAAEPAASALRSNFRVDQDALAHAVGAVSDRVHRPDTAVADTVRAWRTAVGQRRTVVLNLPLDIQGAPAEPGVPQDQLDVRQPRASDEAVTDLADLLTRARRPVFIAGRGALDARAELETLASACGALLATSAVAKGLFAGNPWSLDVSGGFATPLAAELIGAADLVVAWGASLNMWTTRHGALLGAGATVVQVDLDPAALGAHHRVDAGIVGDARTSALAVRAALPGESAGYRTAEVSARLGAEGRWRDVAYTDDGDGSHIDPRTASIALDDLLPAERVVAVDSGNFMGYPSMFLSVPDHRGFCFTQAFQSIGLGLASALGAALAAPDRLPVAACGDGGFLMGIAELDTVRRLGLGMLVVVYNDDAYGAEVHHFGPAGHPLSTVVFPETDLAAIARGYGCEAATVRRDGDLAPVADWVAGPRHVPMVVDLKVSAGRPAWWLEEAFRGH
- a CDS encoding fluorothreonine transaldolase: MSSAQQPMTLARISRLIEQEEIESAAVLHLTANETLPSPAAQRVLSTPLGNRYLLEHLEMREDSPSRLNNFLYRGMNGVNAIEASATEVCRQLFGADYAEFRCLSGIHAMQTTFAALSQPGEKIMRISTKDGGHFLTELICRSFGRRSCTYAYRDLSEIDLDRTREVFEAERPTLLFLDAMNYLFPFPVRELKEMCGDVPLVYDASHTLGLIAGGQFQNPLAEGADILQANTHKTMFGPQKGIILGNSRGLMERISYTLSNGMVSSQHTASTLALFIALHEMYFHGREYASRVVESSRYLAAALHDRGVPMIAADRGFTRNHMSFIDNRPLGAGPALLERLLRAGIAVNRSVAFEQTDTMRLGVQEVVRRGFTNADFDLVADWLAQLLLHDADPGPISLAVADLVGSRNQIKYCEPEHGLVTEAVPRIGGTAAIGRPAAPSTPVAAPRWADIQLRREPIEIDHRSFDGARSLGRLAGVFEHQTDSAGNISFQRDGSTFVTATGAYIRDLGPADFVELEARTGTTLRCRGTGTPSAESYMHYLMRTTVDAAFVVHNHYIPDDQELSRFDVLVIPPKEYGSVQLAESVAEAARKSRLIYVRRHGLVLWSASLEEGSELLATLAKALHATANA